The DNA window ACGTCGAGGCGATCCGCTCGCGCCGGCTGCCGGCCGACAAACGTCACGCGGCACTCTCCGCCTTGGCACGCAAGCTGATCGAGACACGCGGCCATGTAGGCGAGCAGGATCTGGCGGCCTTCGTCGAGGCCGGCTTCCGGCGAGAGCAGACGCTGGAAATACTGGCGGTCGTCGCGGCTTCCGCGATCACCAATTATGCAGGCACCATGACCAAGCCGCCGCTCGAGGAGTTTCTGCAGCGGCACGCCTGGCAGGCTTAAGGGATCGAAGCCGGCCGCCCTGCCGCTTGATCGGCCGGTGCGGCCGGCCTCGCCGCGAACGGATCAGCTTCTTGTGTCGAGAGGAAGCCCGGATGCCTTCACAGAATTCAACCGTCATGTCCCCGGGCGGCGAATTGGGTGCCCTGTTGCGGCACTGGCGGGACGTCCGCGGCAAGAGCCAGTTCGAGCTGTCGCTCGACACCGGCGTGTCGCAGCGGCACATCAGCTTCATCGAAGTCGGACGCAGCGTGCCGAGCCGTCAGATGCTGATCGATCTCGCGACGGCACTCGACCTGCCCTTGCGCGACCGCAACACGCTGCTGCTGGCCGGCGGCTACGCGCCGATCTATCCGGACGGCGCCTGGGACGGGCCGGAGATGCGCAGCATCACCGCGGCGCTCGACCGCATGCTGCGCCAGCACGAGCCGTTCCCGGCGCTGGTCATGGACCGCTATTGGAACGTGCTCATGACCAATGGGGCAGCACCGCGCTTCTTCGGCTGCTTTACGGACCTGTCGGCACGCAAGAGCCCGCGCAACATGCTGCATCTGATGTTCGATCCCGCCGGCATGCGCCCGTTTGTCGCCGATTGGCCCCGCGTGGCGCAGAGCCTCATCGAGCGGGTCTATCGCGAAGCGGTCGGCCGCGTGGTCGACGACAAGATCAAGGAGCTGCTGGCGGCCCTGCTGGCCTATCCGGAGGTCGAGCCCGGCTGGGCCCCGCCCAAGGCGACGAGCATCCAGGCTGTGACGCCGGTCGTCCCCCTGAGCTTCATCAAGGATGGCAGGCGGCTCGACTATTTCTCGATGGTCACGACCGTTGGCACGCCGCAGACCGTCGCGGCCCAGGAACTACGCCTCGAATGCCTGTTTCCGGCTGACGAGGCGACCGAGGCGTTGCACGGGGAGCTCATCGGCACGGCGACGCCGGACGAGCTGGGGGCTTAAGCGGTAAAGAACCCGATCAATTCGCGCGCGATCCCGGCCGCGTCGTTCTCGGTCGGGATATGCCCGGCCTTGGGAATGCGGACGAGGCGCGTGTTCGGGATCTCGGCCGCGAAGCGCTCGGCGTACTCGACCTTCTGGAACCCGTCGTCCTCACCCCACATCAGCAGCTTCGGCTTGGTCGACGCCTTCAACGCCGGCACCAATTCCATCGTGTAGCGATGGTCGGCGGCGACCGCCATGGCGAGCCAGGAGCGCGCGACGCGCGGATCGGTCCAGGGATCGAGCCATTCCAGGATCTCGGCCTCGCTCGCCGGTCGCGCCAGTGCGGCGATAACCGATTGCCGGCGTGCCGCCAGAATGTCGGCGGGCGTGGTCGCAGCGGCGACATCCGGATCACGGAAGCGCAGCACGGTCGGCGCCGGCCAGGACTCGTACATGACGGCGTTCATGAGGGCGAGCCGCGGGATGTCGAGATTGGCGTCGACGAACAGCTGCTGGGCGATGCCGCCGCCGATGTCGTGGCCGCCGAGCAGCACGGGCTGGTCCGCCAGGCCCAGCGCTGCCACGAAGCGTTCGACCCAGCGTGCGAGCGCCGGCACGCTTGCCCGGTCTGGCGTGAGCTCCCCCGCCGACCGGCCGAAGCCGGGCAGGTCGACCGCGATCGGCGTGAGGCCGGCCCGGGCCAGGTCCTCCAGCACCGGCTGCCAGACGCGGCTCCAGTAGGTTCCGTGCAGCAGCAGAAGCGGCGGGCCGCCGTCGCCGGCGGTGAGATAGCTGGCCGGCGTGCCGTCGACCTCGATCGAAAGGCGCCTCATCGCACGAACCTCTTCGCGTAATCGGCGCCGAGCCCGACCGCCTCGTAGTGCTTGGTGGCGTTCTCGAGCTTGGTGAACACATCCTCGTAGCCCAGCGCCACGCCATAGGGGTCGACATAGGTGTAGCCGCCGGTGACGTGGAACAGCGTCGCCATCTCGTCGACGTCGTCGGGCACCACCAGCGTATGGGTCTCGCCCGGCGGCTCGAACGCGTAGTCGCCGGCGGACGCGATCCAGTCGTGCTCGAGGTAGCGCCAGCAGCCGCGCAGTGTCAGCGCATGGACCGGGCCGCTATGGCGGTGGCGCGACAGCACGCCCGCCTGGCGCACGCGCAGGATATTGACGTAGTAGCCTTGGCTGACGTTCAGGATCAGCGGCTTGAACGAGACATGGGCCGATTGCGGGACCCACTCGCGCGGGTCGCCGCCGTCGAGGTCGAGCACGGCCGGCACGAAGACGTCGGGCACCATGCCCACGGGCTGCGGCAGTTGATAGGCGACCTTGCTCTCGTCGAGCGTGGGTTTCGCTTCGCTCATGATCAGGGCTCCTGGGATCGACATTTGACAGGCTAGGTGGTGAGGATCGCGCGGGCGGAGCGCGCGAGGCCGTTCAGCAGGTCCGCATCCGGCCGCACGCGGGCGAGCACGCGCAGGCCGAGGAGAACGGACAGAAGATGGCGCG is part of the Aliidongia dinghuensis genome and encodes:
- a CDS encoding 2,4'-dihydroxyacetophenone dioxygenase family protein codes for the protein MSEAKPTLDESKVAYQLPQPVGMVPDVFVPAVLDLDGGDPREWVPQSAHVSFKPLILNVSQGYYVNILRVRQAGVLSRHRHSGPVHALTLRGCWRYLEHDWIASAGDYAFEPPGETHTLVVPDDVDEMATLFHVTGGYTYVDPYGVALGYEDVFTKLENATKHYEAVGLGADYAKRFVR
- a CDS encoding alpha/beta fold hydrolase codes for the protein MRRLSIEVDGTPASYLTAGDGGPPLLLLHGTYWSRVWQPVLEDLARAGLTPIAVDLPGFGRSAGELTPDRASVPALARWVERFVAALGLADQPVLLGGHDIGGGIAQQLFVDANLDIPRLALMNAVMYESWPAPTVLRFRDPDVAAATTPADILAARRQSVIAALARPASEAEILEWLDPWTDPRVARSWLAMAVAADHRYTMELVPALKASTKPKLLMWGEDDGFQKVEYAERFAAEIPNTRLVRIPKAGHIPTENDAAGIARELIGFFTA
- a CDS encoding helix-turn-helix domain-containing protein translates to MPSQNSTVMSPGGELGALLRHWRDVRGKSQFELSLDTGVSQRHISFIEVGRSVPSRQMLIDLATALDLPLRDRNTLLLAGGYAPIYPDGAWDGPEMRSITAALDRMLRQHEPFPALVMDRYWNVLMTNGAAPRFFGCFTDLSARKSPRNMLHLMFDPAGMRPFVADWPRVAQSLIERVYREAVGRVVDDKIKELLAALLAYPEVEPGWAPPKATSIQAVTPVVPLSFIKDGRRLDYFSMVTTVGTPQTVAAQELRLECLFPADEATEALHGELIGTATPDELGA